From Coffea arabica cultivar ET-39 chromosome 10e, Coffea Arabica ET-39 HiFi, whole genome shotgun sequence, one genomic window encodes:
- the LOC113713050 gene encoding uncharacterized protein — protein MGNVVGSVLGGVSEVLGKLLGHPLDFLSGKSCSSKCGPTWDLTCYIENFCIAQLLKLGLVVVLLYFVLVFFYLSYKLGICQCICHIICRSIWACCATWFSVLEFCCTFLCSKLDKHNRRRRRRRRDIEASATASEDDLNDDEDDHGGRFTNQATKHISKRRKLLSGQKRHYREEHMRRALRPNSHRVHVGVREESFRSKRRNSSKYHDHVNPVDHIRVARTSKFAQKRGSFKGSMRH, from the exons ATGGGGAATGTAGTTGGCTCAGTCCTCGGTGGAGTTTCTGAAGTTTTAGGGAAACTTTTAGGCCATCCACTTGATTTCCTATCTGGCAAATCTTGCAG TTCTAAATGTGGACCAACATGGGATCTCACGTGTTATATAGAAAACTTCTGCATTGCTCAATTGCTGAAGTTGGGTTTGGTCGTAGTTCTCTTGTACTTTG TTCTCGTATTCTTCTACTTGTCATACAAGTTGGGTATTTGCCAATGCATCTGTCATATCATCTGCAGAAGCATATGGGCATGCTGTGCTACCTGGTTCTCTGTGCTAGAATTTTGTTGCACTTTCTTATGTTCCAAGCTTGACAAGCACAACAGGAGAAGGAGAAGGCGAAGAAGAGATATTGAAGCATCAGCAACTGCGAGTGAGGATGATCttaatgatgatgaagatgatcaTGGAGGGCGTTTTACAAATCAAGCAACAAAGCACAtctcaaaaagaagaaaattgctaTCTGGTCAGAAAAGACATTATAGAGAAGAACATATGAGGAGGGCGTTGAGGCCTAATAGTCATCGAGTACATGTGGGAGTTCGTGAGGAATCATTTCGTTCAAAAAGGAGGAACTCCAGTAAGTATCATGATCATGTTAATCCTGTTGATCACATTAGAGTAGCTAGAACCTCAAAGTTTGCTCAAAAAAGGGGTAGCTTCAAGGGTTCAATGCGCCATTAG
- the LOC113711499 gene encoding late embryogenesis abundant protein At1g64065-like produces the protein MAERRNDPQVYPLSQSYNHSTDFNVKRDEESAFRKQDEIRRNYNASLNVTRDEGSDSIESDEIHRKKHLKYLAYFVSFVVFQTGIIVLFSLTVMKVKTPKFRVRSITFDHFEVRTAPNPSFNFIASVEVGVKNKNFGTYKFQDSKMYFSYDGMPIGEAFVPDGKAGWLSTKKLKNLATVLLSNNLPTNSQLGNDLNSGVLKLNAQSQLSGKVTLTFMFKRKKSTNLNCNITIGLADKAVREIDCN, from the coding sequence ATGGCTGAGAGGAGAAATGATCCACAAGTTTATCCATTGTCTCAAAGTTACAATCACAGCACAGATTTTAATGTGAAGCGTGATGAAGAGTCCGCTTTCAGAAAGCAGGATGAGATTCGTCGCAATTACAATGCGAGTCTCAACGTCACGAGGGATGAAGGGTCGGATTCAATAGAGTCGGATGAGATTCATCGCAAAAAGCATTTGAAATACCTTGCatattttgtttcctttgttGTGTTCCAAACTGGTATCATAGTGCTGTTTTCTCTAACCGTGATGAAGGTAAAAACTCCCAAATTTCGGGTAAGATCAATAACTTTCGATCACTTTGAAGTTCGTACAGCTCCGAATCCTTCGTTTAATTTTATTGCAAGTGTCGAGGTTGGTGTGAAAAACAAGAATTTTGGAACGTATAAGTTCCAAGATAGCAAGATGTATTTCTCCTATGATGGCATGCCAATTGGGGAGGCCTTTGTTCCTGATGGTAAAGCTGGATGGCTGTCAACCAAGAAGCTAAAAAATCTGGCCACGGTACTCTTATCAAACAATTTGCCTACCAATTCACAACTCGGAAATGATCTCAACTCTGGAGTCTTGAAGTTGAATGCTCAATCCCAATTGAGCGGAAAGGTGACTCTAACGTTCATGTTCAAGAGGAAGAAATCCACAAACCTAAATTGCAACATTACTATCGGTTTGGCTGACAAAGCTGTTCGAGAAATTGACTGCAATTGA